A region of the Dasypus novemcinctus isolate mDasNov1 chromosome X, mDasNov1.1.hap2, whole genome shotgun sequence genome:
TCCCCGAGTTTATCGTGCAGACGGCGTCTTACATGCTCGTGAACGAGAACCGCTTCTGCAACGACGCCATGAAGGTGGCATTCCTAATCAGCCTCCTCACCGGGGAAGCTGAGGAGTGGGTGGTTCCCTACATTGAGACGGATAGCCCCATCCTCGGTGATTACCGGGCCTTCCTTGATGAGATGAAGCAGTGTTTTGGCTGGGATGACGATGAAGACGACGACGACGATGACGACGAGGACTACGAAGACGACGGTTACTAGGCCGGGAGACCCTGGGGCCTCCAGGGGGAGGGCCCTGCACGTCGCCAacattcccctttcccccctggAGCCGCCGCCCTCACCATTTCCCTCCGTccccttccctctttctgccCTAAGATTCTCTCCGCAGTCGCCCCCGTAGTGCTTGCCTTTGTTCCAAGAATAGTGCTCCAGTTACCTGCTGCTGGGACTGGGGACTCTCTCTGAAGCGCGTGGCCTTCAACTCTGGCCAGCCCCAGGACCCCTCCTCCCCTGCGAATATGGACTGTGTCCTGAGCCCCTGCTGTAGTCCAGGTCCCTGTGACAATTTGGACagaccagccccagccctgctgcTGCCAGGCCTGCATCTGTTGGGAGACCTACGCTGCCACTTCACCACCACACACCACATCCAGACAGACCACGGCCTTTGGAGATAAGCGCCAACCTAGAAGATGCCTGAGTTGGCTAACCTccttggacattgatttggacaGCTCACCAAACCTTCAAGGGGCCAGTCTTTCAGCCTGTTTCCTTTCCTCCCTACTCCCAGAAtccatccctgcccctccagATTGCTGCAAGGGGCCTGGTATACTTAAGAGCCAAATTGTGACATTTCTATTCTCCTATGCACCCAGTTTTGCACAGTTGTCATTTTTCTTCGAAAATTGCAGCAGTCCCACAGATGTGTGCATTTGGAccaaaaatactaaaaacaaacacacgAAAACAGGCACTCAGCCCAGCTTTTCAATGCTACCTAGaaaaaacatttgcattattttcaataaatatcaagcactaataaaaaaaaagaaatgatcgTCTCTTAATGGTTAAGTGCTATCACTggcctctctccctctcacttTGGCTCCCATTATTCCCAATGAGTTCAGGGAACCGAGTTTGGTCACAGTATTTCCCCTGTCATCTCAAAGGTAGGGAAGGCAGCCACCATGGGGCTTTAAGGGAATATTggtgcttccctcaccaaggtaTTTCTTTCAAAGCCTCGGTGAAGGGAGTGTCCTCCGTGCATGTGTTCTCTCGGGTGGCATGGGTGGCTGATAAGGTGGTACATAGTCTCAAACCAGGCCAGTTTAGAGAGTGAAAGGGGGCACATTAATTAGATTGGGGCAACAGGCATAAGcctggagacacatacaatgctCCTATCTTGAGCCTTTGGGTTCTTCAACACTGTGTCAGGGAAGTTGTGGCCCATAATCCTTATTGTCTGTGGGCTGCAACTGAGTTCACCTTCAGTTATCCAACGTGACATGTTTTAATGCCACTTTTAGGCAATTTAGCTAATCTTAAATTCTGGGGCCTGGATAAGTCCAC
Encoded here:
- the LDOC1 gene encoding protein LDOC1 → MVDELVLLLHALLVRHRALSIENSQLMEQLRLLVCERASLLRQVRPPSCPVPFPETFNGESARLPEFIVQTASYMLVNENRFCNDAMKVAFLISLLTGEAEEWVVPYIETDSPILGDYRAFLDEMKQCFGWDDDEDDDDDDDEDYEDDGY